A single window of Polyodon spathula isolate WHYD16114869_AA chromosome 2, ASM1765450v1, whole genome shotgun sequence DNA harbors:
- the LOC121306361 gene encoding zinc finger CCHC domain-containing protein 9-like yields MTRWARANNIHKYKASEATPWGQLQKNSGSGENKQGSSRHSPQRDSRARASKSLSVRRSEQFTTIGKANRKKKDYDNEDVNGFMDYLKQTGQSLPRGCARPGADSTGFDEDLAVALKKDHRREDRRLKRQTNKKSNMVCFNCRKPGHGLADCPEADRDEEMGRGICYRCGSTEHEINRCRAKVDPAVGEFPFAKCFICGQTGHLSRSCPDNPKGMYAAGGCCRVCGSVEHFQKDCPEHQNAGNAVTVGRWSNRMSADHEDVPVLVKKEKPKAPKVVTF; encoded by the exons ATGACACGCTGGGCCAGGGCTAATAACATCCACAAATACAAGGCTTCTGAAGCAACACCATGGGGTCAGCTGCAAAAGAACTCTGGGAGTGGAGAGAACAAGCAGGGCTCTTCCAGGCACAGCCCACAGCGGGACAGCAGGGCACGAGCCTCCAAGAGCCTCTCTGTGCGGAGGAGCGAGCAGTTCACTACCATAGGGAAGGCAAACCGCAAGAAGAAAGACTATGACAACGAAGACGTGAACGGGTTCATGGATTACCTAAAACAGACTGGGCAGTCCCTCCCAAGGGGATGCGCCAGGCCAGGCGCAGACAGCACAGGGTTTGACGAGGACTTGGCCGTGGCACTGAAGAAGGACCACAGACGAGAGGACAGGAGGCTGAAGAGGCAGACGAACAAAAAGAGCAACATG GTGTGCTTCAACTGCAGAAAGCCTGGCCATGGACTCGCTGACTGTCCCGAGGCTGACAGAGATGAGGAGATGGGCAGGGGGATTTGTTACCGTTGTGGTTCTACGGAGCACGAGATCAACAGATGCAGAGCAAAAGTGGACCCAGCTGTTG GGGAGTTTCCCTTCGCTAAATGTTTCATCTGTGGGCAAACTGGACACCTCTCAAGATCATGTCCCGATAACCCCAAAGGAATGTATGCAGCAG GAGGCTGCTGTAGAGTGTGTGGGTCTGTGGAACATTTTCAGAAGGATTGTCCAGAGCACCAGAATGCAG GGAATGCTGTAACAGTTGGACGATGGTCTAACAGAATGAGTGCTGATCACGAAGACGTTCCTGTGCTGGTAAAGAAAGAGAAGCCCAAAGCACCCAAGGTTGTTACCTTCTGA